The following is a genomic window from Amycolatopsis australiensis.
CACGCCCTCGCCGGCACTGGTCTTGGGCGTGTCCTGCTGGGCGGCGTTGGCCATGGCGTCTCCTTCGCGCGGACGGAATCCGTTGTGCCGTGGCGGAAACCCCTTCTATCGTTTCCTCCACACAGGACAGACACCGCGCCTGGAGGATCGTCACGCCCCGATCGTGTGAACCACACCACTGGCTCGACGACCCAACCGGCCTTCGCGCACGGTCCCGTGAGGGCAGAGCCCTTCGTGTGCGGCGGGAGAGATCGCCGAAGTCGATGCTGTCGCCCGCTTCGGCACCGACCCCGGAACTCCGGTCCGGCCCTGGCTGCACCGCCAGCTCCGGTTCAGCGCGCCGCCGTCTCCGCCGACCTCATCGACCGGCTCGTCGGCAGCACGGGAAGCCGGCGTACTTCACGGGCGGCGTCGAGGCAGCTGGACCCGCATGAATCCGCGGCGGCTCGTCCGACGGTCACCGGGGTTCCCGGCAGCACCATCCGGACTTCGACGTCCGGGGCGAGGCGCGCGACCGCGTCGGCGTAGTGGCGCGGGTCGCGGTCGGCCTTGGTGATCATCCGGTCGCCGAGCCGGCCGCTGTGGAAGGCGTAGTGGTGCGGCACGGCCAGGGTCGGCCGGAGTGCCGCGGTCAGCCCGGCCGCTTCCGCCGCGTTCATCACGACCTGCCGCAGGTTCATCGGCCGGACGCACAGGCCGTTGGTCGGCAGGATGGCGAGGTCGACGTGGCCGAACCGCTCCGGGATGGTGTCGAGTTCGGGGACGCGCAACGAGTCGCCGCCGAAGAAGACGGTGCGTCCGGCCGCCTGGATGACGAACGTGACTTCGTGCACGCCGTGTTGGCCGGGGGTCGCGGTCACCGTCAGGTCGCCGACGGTGGTGGCTTGCCAGGCTTCGACGGTGCGGACGTCGCGGAATCCCTTGTCCCGCGCGATGGCCGTGACGGTGCCGGGGCCGACCAGCGGGGTGTCGAGATCGAATCCGGCGGTGACGAGGGCGTCGAGGTCGCAGTGGTCGTAGTGCTCGTGGCTGACCACCAGGGCGTCGATGCGGCCGAGTTCGCCGGCGCGGGCGGCGACGGGCTCGCCGGGGTAGTACGTCGCGGTCTGGGTGAACCACGGGTCGGTGAGAACGCGGAGTTCGCCGAGCTCGATCAGCTGGCAGGCGTGACCGATCCGGGTCACGGTGAGCGGAGCGGTCATGGTGGGTTCTCCTTGCGTGGACGGAAAGTCAGCGGCCGAGGTCGAGCAGGGCACCGAGGAGTTCTTCGGGCGTTTCCAGTTGTGGCAGGTGGCCGGTGCGGGGCAGCAGCGTGAATTTCGAGCCCGGGATGGCGGCGGCGTAGGCCTTGCCGTACTCGGGGCCGGCGATCCGGTCGCTTTCGCCCCAGAGCACGTGCACCGGGATGTCGACGTCGGCGAGGCGTCCGGCCAGCGTCGCGTCGGCCATGGCCGGCCCGGTGTACCCGATCAGGGCCTGGACGTCCGGGCTCGGGCCCGTGCCGCCGGCGCCCGGCGGCGTGGGGGCCTTGCTGGGGTCGTGGTAGGAGTGCGCCAGCAGCTCGGTGCGGGCCAGAACGCTGACGTCGGTGAGCGGGTGGCCCGGCACGTCGATGCCGATCCCGTCGACGATCACCGCGCCGCTGACGCGGGGACTGTGCTGCAGGGCGATCTCCGCGGCCAGCCATCCCCCGAAAGAGTTGCCGAGCACGGTCACGTCCGTGAGGTCGAACCGGTCGAGCAGGCTGACGTAGGCCCGGGCCAGTTCGGTGACGCCGGTGAGTCCGGCGGCTTTCGGAGTGCCGCCGAAGCCGGGGTGGGTGGGCAGGAGGACCCGGGAGTGGGTGCGTTCGGCGAGCAGGTCGGCGAAGCCGGCCATCGTGGCAACGCCGCCTCCGCCGTGCAGGAGCAGGAACGGGCGGGTGCGGTCGCTGTCCCGGACGGTGATCTCGATCCGGTCGTCGGTGCCGACCCGGTGCGTGCAGGTGTTCGGCGGCCGGAGGGTGCCGGCCGTGCTCGGAGTGCTCATGGTCCTTCTCTCTGTATCGGCTGTCTAAGGAAGCTTATATAAGGTTGCTTATATACGCAACCTGGCCTCACGGTAGGCTCCCGGCATGAGCTACCGCCCCGCCGATGTCGCGCTCGCCGTGAAGCGCCTGCAGTACCGTCATCACCGGGCGCTGACCCGGGCGCTGGCGCCGCTGGGGATCTCCCTGGTGCAGTGGGACACCCTGCGTCACCTGCACCGGCGGCCGGACGCTTCGCTGCACGACCTGGCTGTGCTGACGTTCCAGACCGACCAGTCCTTCGGCTCGCTGGCCGCGCGGATGGTCGACCGCGGCCTGATCGAGCGGGTCCCCGGACCGGGACGGGCCGTGCGGCACCGGCTCACGGCGGAAGGCGAACGCCTGCGCGCTGCCGGTCAGGACGCCGTGGACGCCGTCGTCACCTCGTCGTTCGGCGCCCTGTCGGCGGCCCAGCTCGACCAGCTGGGTGCGTTGCTGGACGCGGCTCTGGGCCCGGACCCGACGGCCTAGCGCGCCGGCTCGGGCAGCGCCCGTGCGGGAGGACGACGGTGCGGGCCTCGAGGTGCGGGGGACCGGCGGCTCGAGCATGGTGCGTCGGCATGATCCGGTGTGGAGCAAGACTGCCGGGCGGGAGGTGGCGGGCATCGATGTGACTCGGCCGGCGGGGTGCCGGCGGTCAAGTCACATCGGCAGTTCGCCGAGGCGCGGAAACAGCCGGGTGCTGTTGTGGACGGTGAGTTCTCGCCAGCTGGTGTCCGGGTGCTGCGTCGATGGCGGCGAGTCGGGCGTCGACCGCCGCGGGCGGGGTCCAGCAGTAGTCGCTGCGGTGCAGAGCCGCTCGGTGCCGAAGGCGCGCTCGAACGCCGGGACCTGGTGGGGAAGCGGCGTTCCCGCGATGTCGAACCACAGGCCGCCGAC
Proteins encoded in this region:
- a CDS encoding MBL fold metallo-hydrolase; this encodes MTAPLTVTRIGHACQLIELGELRVLTDPWFTQTATYYPGEPVAARAGELGRIDALVVSHEHYDHCDLDALVTAGFDLDTPLVGPGTVTAIARDKGFRDVRTVEAWQATTVGDLTVTATPGQHGVHEVTFVIQAAGRTVFFGGDSLRVPELDTIPERFGHVDLAILPTNGLCVRPMNLRQVVMNAAEAAGLTAALRPTLAVPHHYAFHSGRLGDRMITKADRDPRHYADAVARLAPDVEVRMVLPGTPVTVGRAAADSCGSSCLDAAREVRRLPVLPTSRSMRSAETAAR
- a CDS encoding alpha/beta fold hydrolase, encoding MSTPSTAGTLRPPNTCTHRVGTDDRIEITVRDSDRTRPFLLLHGGGGVATMAGFADLLAERTHSRVLLPTHPGFGGTPKAAGLTGVTELARAYVSLLDRFDLTDVTVLGNSFGGWLAAEIALQHSPRVSGAVIVDGIGIDVPGHPLTDVSVLARTELLAHSYHDPSKAPTPPGAGGTGPSPDVQALIGYTGPAMADATLAGRLADVDIPVHVLWGESDRIAGPEYGKAYAAAIPGSKFTLLPRTGHLPQLETPEELLGALLDLGR
- a CDS encoding MarR family winged helix-turn-helix transcriptional regulator, which gives rise to MSYRPADVALAVKRLQYRHHRALTRALAPLGISLVQWDTLRHLHRRPDASLHDLAVLTFQTDQSFGSLAARMVDRGLIERVPGPGRAVRHRLTAEGERLRAAGQDAVDAVVTSSFGALSAAQLDQLGALLDAALGPDPTA